A region from the Acyrthosiphon pisum isolate AL4f chromosome A1, pea_aphid_22Mar2018_4r6ur, whole genome shotgun sequence genome encodes:
- the LOC100159970 gene encoding amyloid protein-binding protein 2 isoform X1, which translates to MFDVYFVFIVYTVHPFPIKTIMSNSSPNVESLYNKSLNQFCDSMNEDILKNVLKWLPPSISLQMIWKILRVNDGCEKFIYNHKLKDSELSSINRGREIAQMSLQNSGYVAPVSYRQMSSETHEGFATIQQTKFVDCFNFSNYFNLTLFSKLVDVTNYRSQLFTIFQICVQINGFKFPQHLADEWIKIEIEDDNDNINVHHIEQGLKLGFFLGDAGWFSECALVLSHTYKIITTKWMCPDRNLELVKIIQCLTKWLLVVSNYHNFDESKIVLQHMLQTIDIIEKIEGRTLCIAYAYVAVSQYYYVLMEFNEAWSWAVKAVYELRDKSADILKLLVISHAIRVCSVLNKLSTAKKLINQLHTYEKEIDQNIHVDLLLNEACYSLKADLAKDSINSYYIALDSRRNLFGYYNLHTAIVFVDYAYARYVCDYSTTDFNEAMRSILQGIFIMEKIGLPNDNMLLVNAGRIKALILEEKALDIMDRGIDIYIHDGIRDLQADGIKRLLERMKKNMLNEAEALHLKALKVSLQAVGVKALLTAKSYCNLGRLYQSQEKYTQSEQMHLKAIEIKESILGKDNPEVALSLGHLASLYTYQLKKYQDAEELYLRSKTIYETTYGRQYTGLLYDFQGLVEVYRELNNTEKYNQYNENILRFHETREAWLHQVHTAIDENCTKDDLSLEKFKCILNECACDK; encoded by the exons ATGTTTGACgtttatttcgttttcattGTGTACACGGTACACCCATTTCCTATAAAG ACCATTATGAGTAACTCTAGTCCTAATGTTGAGTCACTTTACAATAAGTCATTAAATCAGTTTTGTGATTCCATGAACGAAGACATCCTGAAAAATGTGTTAAAGTGGTTACCACCATCAATCAGTTTACAAATGATATGGAAG attttacgtGTAAACGACGGTTGCGAAAAGTTTATCTATAATCATAAGCTCAAAGATAGTGAACTTTCTTCAATTAATCGGGGACGTGAAATTGCTCAAATGTCATTACAAAATTCAGGCTATGTAGCGCCTGTCTCTTATAGACAGATGAGTTCTGAAACTCATGAAGGATTTGCCACCATACAACAA acCAAATTTGTTGattgtttcaatttttctaattatttcaacttaactttgttttcaaaattggtAGATGTCACCAATTATCGAAGTCAGCTGTTCACTATTTTCCag atttgtgtACAAATTAATGGATTTAAATTTCCCCAACATTTGGCTGATGAAtggataaaaatagaaatagaagATGACAATGACAATATAAATGTTCATCATATTGAACAAGGTCTCAAATTAG GATTTTTTCTTGGTGATGCCGGCTGGTTCAGTGAATGTGCTCTAGTCTTATCgcatacatacaaaataataactacaaaatGGATGTGTCCTGATCGAAATTTAGAATTGGTCAAAATTATTCAATGTCTAACCAA GTGGTTATTAGTAGTATCAAACTACCATAATTTTGatgaatctaaaatagtattaCAACATATGCTACAgacaattgatattattgaaaaaatagaaGGAAGAACATTGTGTATAGCGTATGCATATGTAGCCGTTTCACAATACTACTatgtattaatggaatttaatGAG GCTTGGTCATGGGCAGTTAAAGCTGTCTATGAACTTCGGGATAAGAGTGCTGATATCTTGAAACTGCTGGTTATAAGTCATGCCATTAGGGTTTGTTCTGTTTTGAACAAACTGAGTACagcaaaaaaattgataaatcaatTGCACACTTACGAAAAAGAAATTGATCAGAACATTCATGTTGATCTGTTATTGAATGAAGCATGCTACTCATTAAAAGCTGATTTAGCAAAAGATAGTATTAATAGTTACTAT atTGCATTAGACTCTAGAAGAAATTTATTtggatattacaatttacatactgCAATTGTTTTTGTTGATTATGCATATGCTCGATATGTTTGCGATTATTCAACAACTGACTTCAATGAAGCTAt GCGAAGCATATTACAAGGCATATTTATTATGGAAAAAATTGGTTTACCAAATGACAATATGTTATTAGTGAATGCTGGACGGATAAAAGCATTGATACTAGAAGAAAAAGCATTGGACATAATGGATAGAGGTATCGATATTTACATTCATGATGGTATACGAG aTTTACAAGCTGATGGAATAAAGCGTTTGTTGGAAAGAATGAAGAAGAACATGTTAAATGAAGCCGAAGCCCTCCATTTAAAAGCGTTAAAAGTTTCTTTACAAGCAGTTGGAGTGAAAGCCCTGCTTACAGCAAAATCATACTGCAATCTAGGAAGACTTTATCAAAGCCAGGAAAAATATacg CAATCTGAACAAATGCATTTAAAAGCTATTGAAATCAAAGAATCAATTTTAGGTAAAGACAATCCTGAAGTGGCTCTATCTTTAGGTCACTTGGCTAGTTTGTACAcatatcagttaaaaaaatatcaagatgCCGAAGAACTTTATTTGCGTTCAAAAACTATAT aTGAAACTACCTATGGTCGCCAGTACACAGGATTACTGTATGATTTCCAAGGATTAGTAGAAGTTTATCGTGAACTAAATAATACTGAAAAGTACAatcaatataatgaaaatatattaaggtTTCATGAAACACGTGAAGCTTGGTTACATCAGGTACACACTGCAATTGATGAAAACTGTACTAAAGACGATTTAAgtttagaaaaatttaaatgcatacttAATGAATGCGCTTGTGacaagtaa
- the LOC100159970 gene encoding amyloid protein-binding protein 2 isoform X2, translating to MFDVYFVFIVYTVHPFPIKTIMSNSSPNVESLYNKSLNQFCDSMNEDILKNVLKWLPPSISLQMIWKILRVNDGCEKFIYNHKLKDSELSSINRGREIAQMSLQNSGYVAPVSYRQMSSETHEGFATIQQTKFVDCFNFSNYFNLTLFSKLVDVTNYRSQLFTIFQICVQINGFKFPQHLADEWIKIEIEDDNDNINVHHIEQGLKLGFFLGDAGWFSECALVLSHTYKIITTKWMCPDRNLELVKIIQCLTKWLLVVSNYHNFDESKIVLQHMLQTIDIIEKIEGRTLCIAYAYVAVSQYYYVLMEFNEAWSWAVKAVYELRDKSADILKLLVISHAIRVCSVLNKLSTAKKLINQLHTYEKEIDQNIHVDLLLNEACYSLKADLAKDSINSYYIALDSRRNLFGYYNLHTAIVFVDYAYARYVCDYSTTDFNEAMRSILQGIFIMEKIGLPNDNMLLVNAGRIKALILEEKALDIMDRDLQADGIKRLLERMKKNMLNEAEALHLKALKVSLQAVGVKALLTAKSYCNLGRLYQSQEKYTQSEQMHLKAIEIKESILGKDNPEVALSLGHLASLYTYQLKKYQDAEELYLRSKTIYETTYGRQYTGLLYDFQGLVEVYRELNNTEKYNQYNENILRFHETREAWLHQVHTAIDENCTKDDLSLEKFKCILNECACDK from the exons ATGTTTGACgtttatttcgttttcattGTGTACACGGTACACCCATTTCCTATAAAG ACCATTATGAGTAACTCTAGTCCTAATGTTGAGTCACTTTACAATAAGTCATTAAATCAGTTTTGTGATTCCATGAACGAAGACATCCTGAAAAATGTGTTAAAGTGGTTACCACCATCAATCAGTTTACAAATGATATGGAAG attttacgtGTAAACGACGGTTGCGAAAAGTTTATCTATAATCATAAGCTCAAAGATAGTGAACTTTCTTCAATTAATCGGGGACGTGAAATTGCTCAAATGTCATTACAAAATTCAGGCTATGTAGCGCCTGTCTCTTATAGACAGATGAGTTCTGAAACTCATGAAGGATTTGCCACCATACAACAA acCAAATTTGTTGattgtttcaatttttctaattatttcaacttaactttgttttcaaaattggtAGATGTCACCAATTATCGAAGTCAGCTGTTCACTATTTTCCag atttgtgtACAAATTAATGGATTTAAATTTCCCCAACATTTGGCTGATGAAtggataaaaatagaaatagaagATGACAATGACAATATAAATGTTCATCATATTGAACAAGGTCTCAAATTAG GATTTTTTCTTGGTGATGCCGGCTGGTTCAGTGAATGTGCTCTAGTCTTATCgcatacatacaaaataataactacaaaatGGATGTGTCCTGATCGAAATTTAGAATTGGTCAAAATTATTCAATGTCTAACCAA GTGGTTATTAGTAGTATCAAACTACCATAATTTTGatgaatctaaaatagtattaCAACATATGCTACAgacaattgatattattgaaaaaatagaaGGAAGAACATTGTGTATAGCGTATGCATATGTAGCCGTTTCACAATACTACTatgtattaatggaatttaatGAG GCTTGGTCATGGGCAGTTAAAGCTGTCTATGAACTTCGGGATAAGAGTGCTGATATCTTGAAACTGCTGGTTATAAGTCATGCCATTAGGGTTTGTTCTGTTTTGAACAAACTGAGTACagcaaaaaaattgataaatcaatTGCACACTTACGAAAAAGAAATTGATCAGAACATTCATGTTGATCTGTTATTGAATGAAGCATGCTACTCATTAAAAGCTGATTTAGCAAAAGATAGTATTAATAGTTACTAT atTGCATTAGACTCTAGAAGAAATTTATTtggatattacaatttacatactgCAATTGTTTTTGTTGATTATGCATATGCTCGATATGTTTGCGATTATTCAACAACTGACTTCAATGAAGCTAt GCGAAGCATATTACAAGGCATATTTATTATGGAAAAAATTGGTTTACCAAATGACAATATGTTATTAGTGAATGCTGGACGGATAAAAGCATTGATACTAGAAGAAAAAGCATTGGACATAATGGATAGAG aTTTACAAGCTGATGGAATAAAGCGTTTGTTGGAAAGAATGAAGAAGAACATGTTAAATGAAGCCGAAGCCCTCCATTTAAAAGCGTTAAAAGTTTCTTTACAAGCAGTTGGAGTGAAAGCCCTGCTTACAGCAAAATCATACTGCAATCTAGGAAGACTTTATCAAAGCCAGGAAAAATATacg CAATCTGAACAAATGCATTTAAAAGCTATTGAAATCAAAGAATCAATTTTAGGTAAAGACAATCCTGAAGTGGCTCTATCTTTAGGTCACTTGGCTAGTTTGTACAcatatcagttaaaaaaatatcaagatgCCGAAGAACTTTATTTGCGTTCAAAAACTATAT aTGAAACTACCTATGGTCGCCAGTACACAGGATTACTGTATGATTTCCAAGGATTAGTAGAAGTTTATCGTGAACTAAATAATACTGAAAAGTACAatcaatataatgaaaatatattaaggtTTCATGAAACACGTGAAGCTTGGTTACATCAGGTACACACTGCAATTGATGAAAACTGTACTAAAGACGATTTAAgtttagaaaaatttaaatgcatacttAATGAATGCGCTTGTGacaagtaa
- the LOC100162013 gene encoding sodium-dependent dopamine transporter, which produces MFFFQGAFLIPYCTMLLVGGIPLFYMELALGQFYQTGAITCWGRLVPLFKGIGYSVVLIAFYVDFYYNVIIAWALRFFLASFTNILPWTTCDNDWNTDFCQPLTIWSNDSSLNSIDNVTVLANDSRLASASSEYWLRRVLELNHSEGIHDLGYIKWDMAGCLFLVYLICYFSLWKGISTSGKVVWFTALFPYVVLIFLLIRGITLPGSAQGVRYYLYPNFSMIAKPEVWVDAATQVFFSLGPGFGVLLAYASYNKYHNNVLRDAYLAIMCNSITSFLSGFVIFTVLGYMSHVSGRQIQHVATEGPGLVFIVYPAAIAAMPGSVFWALIFFMMLLNLGLDSSFGGSEAIITAMSDEFPLIRRNREVFVALLFLLYFVVGLASCAQGGFYFFNLLDRYAAGYSMLIAVLFETIAVSWIYGVDRFCDDIKDMMGHSPGVYWRFCWRFAAPLFLVFIIVYGLLGYEPLTYEGYVYPAWANVLGWIIAGSSVAMIPAVALYQYFNTSGTHLQRLKILTTPWRDEHDDDPISINGLHILSDPAQVRLTSPVASVDV; this is translated from the exons atgtttttttttcaaggggctTTTTTAATACCTTATTGTACCATGTTGTTGGTTGGTGGAATTCCTTTGTTCTATATGGAATTGGCCCTCGGGCAATTTTATCAAACTGGCGCAATAACATGCTGGGGTAGGCTGGTTCCACTGTTCAAAG gTATTGGTTACTCGGTCGTCTTGATTGCGTTTTATGTAGACTTCTATTACAACGTAATCATAGCATGGGCATTACGATTTTTTCTGGCTTCGTTTACGAACATTTTACCTTGGACCACCTGTGACAACGACTGGAATACAGATTTCTGTCAACcg tTAACGATATGGTCAAATGATTCAAGCTTAAACTCAATAGACAACGTTACAGTATTAGCAAATGATTCCCGCTTAGCATCTGCTTCTTCGGAGTACTGGTT ACGTAGAGTGCTTGAATTAAACCACAGCGAAGGTATTCATGATTTAGGATATATTAAATGGGATATGGCAGGATGTTTGTTTTTGGTTTACCTTATATGCTACTTTAGTTTATGGAAAGGAATATCTACTTCAGGAAAA GTTGTTTGGTTTACTGCATTGTTTCCATACGTAGTATTAATTTTCTTACTCATCAGAGGAATCACTTTACCTGGTTCGGCACAAGGCGTTCGCTATTACTTGTATCCAAACTTTTCCATGATTGCAAAACCAGAg GTTTGGGTTGATGCGGCTACACAAGTATTCTTTTCACTGGGTCCTGGATTTGGAGTATTATTAGCATATGCTTCATATAACAAATATCATAACAACGTTTTGAG AGATGCATATTTGGCAATTATGTGCAATTCGATCACGAGCTTTTTATCCGGTTTCGTTATTTTCACTGTCCTGGGTTATATGTCTCATGTTTCTGGTCGACAAATTCAACATGTGGCAACCGAAGGACCTGGGCTAGTGTTTATCGTTTATCCTGCAGCCATAGCAGCCATGCCAGGATCAGTGTTTTGGGCTTTGATATTCTTCATGATGTTACTCAACCTAGGCCTCGACAGTTCG TTTGGAGGATCGGAAGCAATCATAACTGCGATGAGTGACGAATTTCCATTGATCAGACGCAATCGGGAAGTGTTTGTGGCGTTATTGTTTCTTCTCTATTTTGTGGTCGGTCTCGCATCATGTGCTCAAGGAGGATTTTACTTCTTTAATTTACTCGATCGTTACGCCGCCGGTTACTCGATGCTCATCGCCGTGTTATTTGAAACTATTGCCGTATCGTGGATCTACG GTGTCGATAGATTTTGTGACGACATCAAAGACATGATGGGCCATAGTCCTGGCGTTTACTGGAGATTTTGTTGGCGTTTTGCTGCTCCTCTGTTCTTAGTT tttattatagtgTACGGACTGTTGGGTTACGAACCGTTGACTTACGAAGGTTACGTGTATCCGGCTTGGGCAAATGTGCTCGGTTGGATAATCGCTGGCAGCAGTGTCGCAATGATTCCAGCAGTAGCCCTTTATCAATATTTCAACACATCGGGAACGCATTTACAA AGATTAAAAATTCTGACTACACCTTGGCGTGACGAACACGACGACGATCCGATTTCTATAAACGGACTGCACATACTCTCTGATCCAGCGCAAGTGAGATTGACCAGTCCCGTTGCATCCGTAGACGTTTGA
- the LOC100159268 gene encoding neuferricin, translated as MEGFNLKNTFFSCITIIVLILSMLFFYEPAQNLLCSFAIFERFLINTPRVCSLFDTTRLSRYKGVDGGKIYLSILGIVFDVTEGRRFYGPGGSYSGFSGRDASRSFITGLFDEENLTDHVSDMDPNDLIGLDTWINTYKKKYKEIGKLIGRYYDSSGKETDYSKLVFEKIQSSKMAKVAKNEEMARYPSCNIEYVQENQKSKVWCTKLSGGIQRNWIGVPRKLQSLDENGKLSIRCACVQLDTLSKTELMHINEYEDCDVNATTCYVKIS; from the exons atggagggttttaatttaaaaaatacttttttctcgtgtattacaattatagtattaatattgtcTATGCTCTTTTTCTATGAGCCCGCTCAAAACTTACTGTGTAGCTTCGCGATTTTTGAACGATTCTTAATTAACACACCGAGAGTGTGTTCTCTTTTCGATACAACTCGATTAAGTCGTTATAAAGGTGTTGATGGaggcaaaatatatttatctattctgGGTATTGTATTTGACGTGACAGAGGGTAGAAGATTCTATGGACCCGGTGGTTCGTATAGTGGATTTTCTG gtcGTGATGCCAGTCGTTCATTTATAACTGGCTTATTTGACGAAGAAAACCTAACTGATCATGTCAGTGATATGGATCCAAATGATTTAATAGGACTGGATACTTGGATCAatacttataagaaaaaatacaaagaAATTG GAAAATTAATTGGACGTTATTATGATTCATCTGGTAAAGAAACTGATTACAGTAAATTGgtgtttgaaaaaatacaatcaaGTAAAATGGCTAAAGTAGCTAAAAATGAAGAAATGGCACGATATCCAAGTTGTAATATAGAATATGttcaagaaaatcaaaaaagtaaagTCTGGTGTACTAAATTGAG tggtgGCATTCAAAGAAATTGGATTGGAGTACCTCGTAAATTACAATCATTGGatgaaaatggaaaattatcTATACGCTGTGCATGTGTACAACTAGATACTCTAAGTAAAACTGAACTAATGCATATCAATGAGTATGAGGATTGTGATGTTAACGCGACAACTTGTTACGTCAAAATTAGTTAA